From one Cynocephalus volans isolate mCynVol1 chromosome X, mCynVol1.pri, whole genome shotgun sequence genomic stretch:
- the LOC134367576 gene encoding RNA polymerase II subunit A C-terminal domain phosphatase SSU72-like gives MQSSPLRVAVVCSSNQNRSMEAHNVLSKRGFNVRSFGTATRVKLPGSTPHKPNVYDFSTTYDQMYNDLLRKDKEFYTSKGILYMLDRNRRIKPRPERFQSCNDVFDLILTCEERVYDKVVEHLTSREQETCQPVHVVNVDIQDNQEEATLGAFLICEICQCLQLLEDMDNKMEELLQELEKKRGKTFLHTVCFY, from the coding sequence ATGCAGTCGTCACCACTGAGGGTGGCTGTGGTGTGCTCAAGCAACCAGAATCGGAGCATGGAGGCACACAACGTCCTCAGCAAACGAGGATTCAATGTCCGGTCCTTTGGAACAGCAACTCGCGTGAAGCTTCCAGGATCAACACCCCACAAGCCGAATGTTTATGATTTCAGTACCACATATGATCAGATGTACAATGATCTTCTtaggaaagacaaagaattctataCAAGCAAAGGCATTTTGTATATGCTGGACAGAAATAGGAGAATCAAGCCCCGGCCAGAAAGGTTCCAGAGCTGCAACGATGTGTTTGATCTGATCCTCACGTGTGAAGAGAGAGTCTATGACAAGGTGGTAGAACATCTGACTTCCAGAGAACAGGAGACCTGCCAGCCAGTGCACGTGGTCAACGTGGACATACAGGACAACCAAGAAGAGGCCACCCTTGGAGcgttcctcatctgtgagatcTGCCAGTGTCTTCAGCTCCTGGAGGACATGGACAACAAGATGGAGGAGCTGCTGCAGGAGTTGGAGAAGAAGAGGGGCAAGACCTTTCTGCACACCGTGTGCTtctactga